From Tachyglossus aculeatus isolate mTacAcu1 chromosome 12 unlocalized genomic scaffold, mTacAcu1.pri SUPER_6_unloc_1, whole genome shotgun sequence, the proteins below share one genomic window:
- the LOC119921130 gene encoding zinc finger and SCAN domain containing 29, whose product MQPLTQRGRKQLVPRNGPGPRKAPQKPSASPQAVQRPPIPSPPSHALGVSPKSSAGVHWSRQETRTLLAILGEAEYIRQLQTVHRNAAVYRAVSERMRQEGFQRTEHQCRSKFKVLKALYLKASDTQTSRPGEPRRCPFYDTLDHLLGSRSTSKADALTEDPARTERREPNSAARRDAPGEAEGGDLKAEDDEEVEPWPAWRDAEDLDGASQLSSSVSDLLAESGAPEDALEAASGAGCSQAPPGSSSSSHCLLPDAVEGGEARRGVSRESMACTGTNRGPPGPTSPQGAPSGAGPAADGGERTSPRQRPRGRTRRRRRSVASTLALEMAENRKLARVLAERMEERLDRLIAIGEQANAQQGAANQLRREAVVAATRLATAVEGATGALHRGLEKLLQKLMAGNKS is encoded by the exons ATGCAGCCATTGACTCAGAGAGGACGGAAACAGTTGGTTCCCAGAAACGGGCCGGGGCCCCGTAAAGCTCCCCAGAAGCCTTCAGCGTCGCCCCAGGCCGTCCAGCGGCCTCCCATCCCCAGTCCCCCCTCCCACGCCCTCGGGGTCAGCCCAAAGAGCAGCGCCGGAGTGCACTGGTCCCGCCAGGAGACCCGTACCCTCCTGGCCATCCTGGGCGAGGCGGAATACATTCGGCAGCTGCAGACGGTACACCGCAACGCCGCCGTCTACCGGGCCGTGTCCGAGAGGATGCGGCAGGAGGGCTTCCAGAGGACCGAGCACCAGTGCCGTTCCAAGTTTAAAGTGCTGAAAGCTTTGTACCTGAAGGCCTCCGACACCCAGACGTCCAGGCCGGGAGAGCCCCGGCGCTGCCCGTTTTACGACACCCTAGACCACCTTCTTGGAAGCCGGTCGACGTCTAAAGCAGATGCCTTAACGGAAGATCCGGCCCGGACCGAGAGGCGGGAGCCGAACTCAGCGGCCCGGCGGGACGCCCCCGGGGAGGCGGAAGGCGGGGACTTGAAGGCTGAAGATGATGAGGAAGTAGAACCGTGGCCCGCCTGGAGAGACGCCGAGGACCTGGACGGGGCCTCCCAGCTGAGCTCGAGTGTCAGCGATCTGCTGGCTGAGTCGGGTGCTCCGGAGGATGCCTTGGAGGCTGCATCTGGTGCAG GCTGCTCTCAGGCCCCccccggcagcagcagcagctcccatTGTCTACTCCCAGATGCGGTAGAAGGTGGTGAGGCGAGACGAGGCGTGTCCCGGGAGTCGATGGCCTGCACCGGCACCAACCGCGGCCCCCCGGGGCCGACTTCGCCACAGGGCGCTCCCTCCGGGGCCGGCCCCGCGGCCGACGGTGGGGAGCGGACGTCACCCAGACAACGCCCCCGCGGGAGGACGAGGCGAAGACGGCGTTCGGTAGCCAGCACCCTCGCTCTCGAGATGGCCGAAAACCGCAAGCTTGCCCGCGTGCTGGCCGAGCGCATGGAGGAGCGCCTGGACAGGCTGATTGCCATCGGCGAGCAGGCCAACGCTCAGCAGGGGGCTGCCAACCAGCTCCGCAGGGAGGCCGTGGTCGCAGCCACCCGGCTGGCTACGGCGGTGGAAGGGGCCACCGGGGCCCTACATCGAGGGCTTGAGAAATTGCTTCAGAAATTAATGGCTGGCAACAAGAGCTAG